In Bacteroidota bacterium, a single window of DNA contains:
- a CDS encoding T9SS type A sorting domain-containing protein, with amino-acid sequence MITVVSILGFVLLTVLSTCEAYSQEPKSDPRESNHPGGGARVPPLPFFSGARGGPLNVREMPAVSAFAKKIRTGVLNPSRSSGAAFYVIDTVTAVSTYDTTRYTFAHDAFGSVVSISVKKWIDGEWVDSCRYFYAEAGYELTEVLEDWALGQWVNVDSVTYTFDFSGDEIARVHEQWTNGDWVSVDSVAYSYDVFGNLFSVWENLWTNGQWVSDWRDTYEYDEYGNTSSVLKEVWTNGQWVNDLRYTNTAGSNGRILSGLTEQWTNSQWVNVERTTYKYYTTGEVFEEVNQQWGNSEWANVDSSVYTYNAFGQTLSQSEKQWTNSQWVNFDSTAYSYDANGNSLTQLDEQWTNGRWMNVDRTSYLYDSDGLETSASFEVWQDSLWVPADGNLYFSDGVGDYSYYNACTIYTIYANTATGVASGAAGIPLQFALSQNYPNPFNPSTIIQFTVPSNGRAVLKVYNILGQEVATLFNGNAAAGSYHQVQFNASNLASGIYFSQLEFGGKVQIKKMLLLK; translated from the coding sequence ATGATCACCGTCGTCAGCATTCTTGGTTTCGTTCTGTTGACGGTATTGTCCACATGCGAGGCTTATTCGCAGGAGCCGAAAAGCGATCCGCGTGAATCGAATCACCCCGGAGGCGGGGCGAGGGTACCGCCGCTCCCATTTTTTTCCGGCGCTCGAGGAGGACCCCTCAACGTGCGGGAAATGCCTGCCGTTTCCGCATTCGCCAAAAAGATCCGGACCGGCGTATTGAACCCTTCCCGATCGTCCGGGGCCGCATTTTATGTCATCGACACCGTCACTGCCGTCAGCACATATGATACGACAAGATATACGTTTGCGCACGATGCATTTGGATCGGTGGTCTCCATTTCTGTGAAGAAATGGATCGACGGCGAGTGGGTTGACTCTTGCCGCTACTTCTATGCTGAGGCCGGATATGAGTTGACAGAAGTGCTTGAGGATTGGGCGCTCGGCCAATGGGTCAATGTCGACAGCGTGACATATACGTTCGATTTTTCCGGGGATGAGATCGCGCGGGTACATGAACAATGGACAAACGGAGATTGGGTCAGCGTTGACAGCGTGGCGTATTCCTACGATGTATTCGGGAACCTCTTCTCTGTCTGGGAGAATCTTTGGACGAACGGCCAGTGGGTGAGCGACTGGCGCGATACGTACGAATATGATGAGTACGGGAATACGTCCTCGGTATTGAAAGAGGTCTGGACGAACGGCCAATGGGTCAACGACCTTCGCTACACCAATACCGCCGGTTCGAACGGAAGAATCCTGTCGGGGCTGACTGAACAGTGGACGAACAGCCAATGGGTTAACGTCGAGAGAACGACCTACAAGTACTACACGACCGGAGAGGTTTTCGAGGAAGTGAACCAACAATGGGGGAACAGCGAATGGGCGAACGTCGATAGCTCCGTATACACCTACAATGCATTTGGACAAACGTTGTCGCAATCGGAGAAACAGTGGACGAACAGCCAATGGGTGAACTTCGATAGTACTGCGTACTCGTATGATGCGAACGGAAACTCGTTGACACAGCTGGATGAACAATGGACGAACGGCCGATGGATGAATGTCGACCGGACCTCATACTTGTACGATTCCGACGGACTTGAGACGAGCGCCAGCTTTGAAGTATGGCAGGATTCCCTTTGGGTTCCGGCTGACGGAAACCTCTATTTTTCCGACGGAGTCGGAGACTACAGCTATTACAACGCCTGCACGATCTACACCATCTACGCAAATACGGCAACCGGTGTAGCCTCGGGTGCCGCCGGCATCCCCTTGCAGTTCGCCCTGTCGCAGAACTACCCGAATCCTTTCAACCCGTCGACGATCATTCAATTCACCGTACCGTCGAACGGTCGGGCGGTTCTCAAAGTATACAACATCCTCGGTCAGGAAGTGGCGACGCTGTTCAACGGCAACGCTGCAGCCGGGAGCTATCATCAGGTTCAGTTCAACGCATCGAACCTCGCAAGCGGGATCTATTTTTCGCAGCTGGAGTTTGGAGGGAAGGTGCAGATCAAGAAGATGCTGCTGTTGAAGTAG
- the hpnE gene encoding hydroxysqualene dehydroxylase HpnE, protein MQLPARSAPDVVVIGGGVSGLTAAVSLAGSGYSVCLIEQKQHCGGRTYSFVERATGDEVDNGQHLMMGCYHSTLNYLAAIGAMPLVSVQERLSVSFRHADRGLFRLRSAALPPPLNILAGLLRLKSLSFSQRLSLLRVGTALLSAKPDSDENLRAQTVTQWLDTLGQSKENKEYLWDILAIGTLNDSPDVVSAALFIKVLQSAFLGKKRDSSMVIPKRGLSVVLVDNAVEFLERNGGRVLTETTVERAELDGMQISKLELNSGAAVSPRAVVSAVPYFDLPRVFGGGTSAVLPETSSAGSFISSPIVTIHLWFDRSFVDEDFTALLDSPIHWVFNKSRIFEKESGGDYLSLVISGAGDFIAKEKEELLALALSELRRFYPACGRASLVHSLVVKEKRATFSPRVGTESVRPSHATSVRNLFLAGDWTDTKLPATIEGAAQSGYRCGALVRKFLEGASGDSAR, encoded by the coding sequence ATGCAGCTTCCCGCACGTAGTGCTCCCGATGTCGTTGTGATCGGCGGCGGCGTCAGCGGACTGACGGCGGCGGTCAGCCTTGCCGGGTCCGGTTATTCAGTTTGTCTCATCGAACAGAAGCAGCATTGCGGCGGCAGGACGTATTCATTTGTCGAAAGAGCGACCGGCGACGAGGTCGACAACGGCCAGCATCTGATGATGGGCTGCTATCATTCCACGCTGAACTATCTCGCCGCCATCGGCGCGATGCCTCTCGTTTCGGTTCAGGAGCGACTTTCCGTCTCCTTCCGCCACGCAGATCGCGGCCTTTTCCGGTTGCGTTCGGCTGCTCTCCCCCCTCCTCTCAACATCTTGGCCGGTTTGCTTCGGCTGAAAAGCCTTTCCTTCAGCCAGCGGTTGTCGCTGCTCCGTGTCGGAACGGCGCTTCTCTCCGCCAAGCCCGATTCCGACGAGAATCTCCGGGCGCAGACGGTTACCCAATGGCTCGATACTCTCGGTCAATCAAAAGAGAACAAGGAGTATCTGTGGGATATTCTTGCCATCGGAACGCTGAACGACTCGCCGGATGTCGTCTCTGCGGCGCTCTTCATCAAGGTTCTTCAGTCGGCGTTTTTGGGGAAGAAGCGCGATTCTTCCATGGTCATACCAAAGAGGGGCCTGAGCGTTGTTTTGGTGGATAACGCGGTCGAATTTCTGGAGCGGAACGGCGGCCGGGTCCTAACGGAGACGACGGTTGAAAGGGCCGAACTGGATGGGATGCAGATCTCAAAACTTGAGTTGAATTCCGGAGCTGCCGTCTCTCCGCGGGCCGTCGTTTCGGCCGTTCCATACTTCGATTTGCCGAGAGTGTTCGGCGGGGGGACGTCCGCCGTTTTGCCGGAGACGTCGTCCGCCGGCAGTTTCATCTCCTCGCCAATCGTCACGATCCATCTCTGGTTCGACAGGAGCTTTGTGGATGAGGATTTTACGGCGCTTCTCGATTCGCCGATCCATTGGGTGTTCAACAAATCCAGAATTTTTGAAAAGGAGAGCGGCGGCGATTATCTTTCGCTCGTCATCAGCGGCGCGGGGGATTTCATTGCAAAAGAGAAAGAGGAACTTCTTGCGCTGGCGTTGTCGGAGCTTCGGCGGTTTTATCCGGCGTGCGGCCGGGCTTCCCTTGTTCACTCTCTTGTCGTGAAGGAAAAACGGGCGACCTTCTCGCCGCGGGTTGGAACGGAAAGCGTTCGTCCATCGCACGCAACATCGGTCAGGAATTTATTTTTGGCGGGGGATTGGACCGACACGAAACTGCCGGCAACGATCGAGGGAGCGGCACAAAGCGGATACCGATGCGGGGCGCTGGTGCGGAAATTCCTTGAAGGCGCATCAGGAGATAGCGCGCGGTAA
- a CDS encoding ATP-binding protein, which translates to MENTNLTIENLRVNSLFKYISDNDLQKISKTLKEETFSAGTVIFNERTRGERLYLILDGRVKISKITKFGMETPLAILGKGEFFGEMELIEDLDRSARTTALENTVVAGISNHDFDSLIKTNHIVTLNLLKAISKRLRSTDEIVVAELEKNLEASNRQVEKLNLLIDAAKTVNSTLDLDKLLDVILETSIKSISADRGTLYLIDELKSEIWSKALRGTEVIEIRLPIGKGLSGYVAKTGETINIPDAYNDSRFNPEVDRKSGFRTNNMLCMPMRNRDGKIIGVFQMLNKKGGPFTSQDEEFINALSIHASIAIENARLAQEMVNSERLSAVGRMASTIIHDIKNPMGTLRVYAQVMKKKSGNEEAGKLADEMIHQVDRFVNMTQEILDFSRGVSATNIQTAEFGEVMEGVLAFIEKDLTKRNIKLEKNLNFQGKVRIDQDKVVRVFYNIASNAADAMPTGGTLLVTTESAGDMVKVDFKDTGTGMPEEVKRRIFEPFVTYGKKHGTGLGMAIVKKVMDDHKGKIEIETEMGKGTTIRLLFPLT; encoded by the coding sequence ATGGAAAATACGAATCTCACGATCGAGAACCTTCGCGTCAATTCTCTCTTCAAGTACATCAGCGACAACGATCTGCAAAAGATCTCCAAGACTCTGAAAGAGGAAACCTTCAGCGCAGGAACGGTTATTTTCAACGAAAGGACCCGCGGCGAACGCCTCTACCTGATCCTCGACGGAAGAGTGAAGATCTCCAAGATCACGAAATTCGGCATGGAAACTCCGCTTGCCATCCTCGGCAAGGGTGAATTTTTCGGCGAGATGGAGCTTATCGAGGACCTCGATCGCTCTGCCCGGACCACCGCGCTGGAAAATACCGTCGTCGCCGGCATCTCCAATCACGATTTTGACAGTCTCATCAAGACCAATCATATCGTGACGCTGAATCTGCTGAAGGCGATCAGCAAACGGCTTCGTTCGACGGACGAGATCGTGGTGGCGGAACTGGAAAAGAACCTTGAAGCCTCCAACCGGCAGGTAGAAAAACTGAATTTGCTCATCGACGCGGCGAAGACGGTCAACTCCACCCTCGACCTTGATAAACTCCTCGACGTCATCCTTGAGACCTCGATCAAATCTATTTCTGCGGACCGCGGGACGCTCTATCTCATCGATGAGCTGAAATCGGAAATCTGGTCGAAGGCGCTGCGGGGAACCGAGGTCATCGAGATCCGCCTCCCCATCGGCAAAGGATTGTCCGGCTACGTCGCGAAGACCGGGGAGACGATCAACATTCCCGATGCATACAACGATTCGCGCTTCAACCCGGAGGTCGACAGGAAATCCGGCTTCCGGACGAACAACATGCTTTGCATGCCGATGCGCAACAGGGACGGAAAAATTATCGGCGTCTTTCAGATGCTGAACAAAAAAGGGGGACCGTTCACCAGCCAGGACGAAGAGTTCATCAACGCTCTGTCGATCCACGCGTCGATCGCGATCGAGAACGCCCGTCTTGCACAGGAGATGGTGAACAGCGAACGTCTCTCCGCCGTCGGAAGAATGGCCAGCACCATCATCCACGACATCAAGAACCCGATGGGGACGCTGCGGGTCTATGCGCAGGTGATGAAGAAAAAATCGGGGAACGAGGAAGCGGGAAAGCTCGCCGACGAAATGATCCATCAGGTCGACCGGTTCGTCAACATGACGCAGGAGATCCTCGATTTCAGCCGCGGCGTCAGCGCCACCAACATCCAGACGGCGGAATTCGGCGAAGTGATGGAAGGGGTCCTCGCCTTCATCGAGAAAGACCTGACGAAGCGGAACATCAAGCTGGAAAAGAACCTCAATTTTCAGGGGAAGGTACGGATCGACCAGGATAAGGTCGTACGGGTTTTCTATAATATCGCAAGCAACGCGGCGGACGCAATGCCGACGGGGGGAACGCTCCTGGTCACGACGGAAAGCGCCGGCGACATGGTGAAGGTCGACTTCAAGGACACCGGAACCGGGATGCCCGAAGAAGTGAAGCGGAGGATCTTTGAGCCGTTCGTGACGTACGGCAAGAAGCACGGCACCGGCCTCGGCATGGCGATCGTGAAGAAAGTGATGGACGACCACAAAGGGAAGATCGAGATCGAAACGGAAATGGGAAAAGGTACGACCATCCGCCTCCTCTTTCCGCTGACGTAG